The following proteins come from a genomic window of Trifolium pratense cultivar HEN17-A07 linkage group LG4, ARS_RC_1.1, whole genome shotgun sequence:
- the LOC123919604 gene encoding endo-1,3;1,4-beta-D-glucanase-like isoform X1 — MFSFIYKNIIFCTSILVLVISNGSVGGNMQLVGETKLKVIQTKMAGHPCSSNPPILNSFAGAGHVDKIGGLNAYLTGSPHSTRAILFVSDIYGYEAPIIRKFADKVAAAGYYVVVPDYFNGDPFDPDHVDRPLPIWMEDHRPEKGFEASKPIIEALKSKGISAIGAAGYCWGAKTVCGLAKFKLIQTVVLAHPSSITVEDIDDINIPIAILGAGDDTITPPEVIKQFERVLVAKPGVDSFVKIFPNVSHGWTLRYDTEDPEAVKAAEEAHQIILEWFVKHIKDVKINVI; from the exons ATGTTTTCATTCatctataaaaatattatattttgtacATCTATTCTGGTTCTAGTTATAAGTAATGGCAGTGTTGGAGGGAATATGCAGTTAGTTGGAGAAACAAAATTAAAggtcatacaaacaaaaatggCAGGTCATCCATGCTCCTCTAACCCACCAATTTTGAACTCCTTTGCTGGAGCTGGTCATGTTGACAAAATTGGTGGCCTTAATGCTTATCTCACCGGTTCTCCTCATTCCACCCGAGCCATTCTTTTCGTCTCTGATATTTATG GATATGAAGCACCAATTATAAG AAAGTTTGCAGACAAGGTTGCAGCAGCTGGATATTATGTGGTAGTTCCTGACTACTTCAATGGTGATCCCTTTGATCCTGACCATGTTGACAGGCCTTTACCTATTTGGATGGAAGACCATAGACCG GAGAAAGGTTTTGAAGCTTCAAAACCAATAATTGAGGCCTTAAAAAGTAAAGGTATTTCTGCTATTGGAGCTGCTGGTTATTGTTGGGGTG CTAAGACTGTGTGTGGACTTGCAAAATTCAAACTCATTCAAACTGTTGTGTTAGCACATCCATCATCTATCACAGTAGAGGACATCGACG ATATTAATATTCCAATTGCTATACTTGGAGCTGGGGATGACACAATTACTCCTCCAGAAGTCATAAAACAATTTGAACGAGTCTTGGTTGCTAAACCTGGA GTTGAtagttttgtaaaaatatttccTAATGTCTCGCATGGTTGGACTCTGAGGTATGACACTGAAGATCCAGAAGCTGTGAAGGCTGCAGAGGAGGCTCATCAAATCATATTGGAATGGtttgttaaacatattaa GGATGTAAAAATAAATGTGATATGA
- the LOC123919604 gene encoding endo-1,3;1,4-beta-D-glucanase-like isoform X2, whose translation MFSFIYKNIIFCTSILVLVISNGSVGGNMQLVGETKLKVIQTKMAGHPCSSNPPILNSFAGAGHVDKIGGLNAYLTGSPHSTRAILFVSDIYGYEAPIIRKFADKVAAAGYYVVVPDYFNGDPFDPDHVDRPLPIWMEDHRPEKGFEASKPIIEALKSKGISAIGAAGYCWGAKTVCGLAKFKLIQTVVLAHPSSITVEDIDDINIPIAILGAGDDTITPPEVIKQFERVLVAKPGVDSFVKIFPNVSHGWTLRYDTEDPEAVKAAEEAHQIILEWFVKHIKCERSCWMKNS comes from the exons ATGTTTTCATTCatctataaaaatattatattttgtacATCTATTCTGGTTCTAGTTATAAGTAATGGCAGTGTTGGAGGGAATATGCAGTTAGTTGGAGAAACAAAATTAAAggtcatacaaacaaaaatggCAGGTCATCCATGCTCCTCTAACCCACCAATTTTGAACTCCTTTGCTGGAGCTGGTCATGTTGACAAAATTGGTGGCCTTAATGCTTATCTCACCGGTTCTCCTCATTCCACCCGAGCCATTCTTTTCGTCTCTGATATTTATG GATATGAAGCACCAATTATAAG AAAGTTTGCAGACAAGGTTGCAGCAGCTGGATATTATGTGGTAGTTCCTGACTACTTCAATGGTGATCCCTTTGATCCTGACCATGTTGACAGGCCTTTACCTATTTGGATGGAAGACCATAGACCG GAGAAAGGTTTTGAAGCTTCAAAACCAATAATTGAGGCCTTAAAAAGTAAAGGTATTTCTGCTATTGGAGCTGCTGGTTATTGTTGGGGTG CTAAGACTGTGTGTGGACTTGCAAAATTCAAACTCATTCAAACTGTTGTGTTAGCACATCCATCATCTATCACAGTAGAGGACATCGACG ATATTAATATTCCAATTGCTATACTTGGAGCTGGGGATGACACAATTACTCCTCCAGAAGTCATAAAACAATTTGAACGAGTCTTGGTTGCTAAACCTGGA GTTGAtagttttgtaaaaatatttccTAATGTCTCGCATGGTTGGACTCTGAGGTATGACACTGAAGATCCAGAAGCTGTGAAGGCTGCAGAGGAGGCTCATCAAATCATATTGGAATGGtttgttaaacatattaagtgTGAAAGATCTTGTTGGATGAAGAACTCCTAG
- the LOC123919606 gene encoding endo-1,3;1,4-beta-D-glucanase-like has protein sequence MSGPECCSNPPTLNPSAGAGHVDKFGALNAYITGSPNSNSAVLLVSDVFGYEAPNFRKLADKVAAAGYYVVVPDFLNGEPFNPENPNKPWPIWIKDHGTDKGFEDAKAMLEVIKSKGVSSIGAAGFCWGAKVVTELAKSGLVQAAVLLHPSFISVDDIKGVDIPISILGAEIDRVSPPELVKQFEEILSAKPVASFVKIFPKTSHGWTVRYNPEDAEAVKAADEAHQDLLDWFAKHLK, from the exons ATGTCAGGACCAGAATGTTGCTCAAATCCACCAACTCTGAATCCAAGCGCGGGAGCTGGTCACGTTGACAAATTCGGTGCTCTTAATGCTTATATCACCGGTTCTCCTAATTCCAATTCCGCTGTTCTTCTCGTCTCCGATGTTTTTG GATATGAAGCGCCAAATTTTAG GAAGCTTGCAGATAAAGTTGCAGCTGCTGGTTATTATGTGGTTGTTCCTGACTTCCTTAATGGTGAACCCTTCAATCCTGAGAACCCTAATAAGCCCTGGCCTATTTGGATAAAAGATCATGGAACG gATAAAGGCTTTGAAGATGCAAAAGCCATGCTCGAAGTCATAAAAAGCAAAGGTGTTTCATCTATCGGGGCTGCTGGATTTTGTTGGGGTG CTAAGGTTGTCACTGAACTTGCGAAATCCGGACTTGTTCAAGCTGCTGTGCTATTGCATCCATCATTTATCTCTGTGGATGACATAAAGG GTGTTGACATTCCAATTTCTATACTTGGAGCTGAGATTGACAGAGTTTCTCCTCCAGAGCTTGTGAAACAGTTTGAAGAAATCCTATCTGCTAAACCTGTG GCAAGTTTTGTGAAAATATTTCCTAAAACTTCACATGGTTGGACTGTCAGATACAACCCAGAAGATGCAGAAGCTGTGAAGGCTGCAGACGAGGCACATCAGGACTTGCTGGACTGGTTTGCTAAACATCTCAAATGA